The following coding sequences lie in one Miscanthus floridulus cultivar M001 chromosome 9, ASM1932011v1, whole genome shotgun sequence genomic window:
- the LOC136479592 gene encoding uncharacterized protein encodes MDINKGPGPYVFKINGQVHHRIRSLLPDEGKSPVYAQLYIYDTDNEVENRISIFDRDRDCEGENEIDRRIVEGLLRMFDAANELVKSFRAARDLLVQNNSCRQLRLRLLHDRSKAAPQYNAPTGSEIAALIVGDFSEEKKSPDIIIQDRGGGLRRISNLHSNYMALQYPVLFPYGEEGFKLGIKYSHTGTWRVKSRGEVTMLEYYAFHLQQRSCEATTLLCGDRLFQQYIVNAFASVEENRLRFIIKNNKNLRSEIYKGIHDALHKGDFDGNNVCKKVILPASFIGSKRYMVQELVSVLKKGTYFGKSRAVLYTIEFQKHGLPHVHILLWLEDRVSDPLGYSLVDEFMVHGPCGELNKKCPCMKNNKCSKFFPKAYQQSTIVGEDGLVQYRRPESGSYVERYGVRLDSGWVVPYNLSLLKRFRAHINVEWCNKTHLIKYLFKYVTKGPDRARAVIESFDNDTHAGPSQQHHVGNDGTTLPQVDTQKKDDEIDEVREYIDCRYLSSHEAVWRMFEFDIHYRTPSVERLSVNLPFMNNLVYQANRPLADIVDDPRSLKTTLTEWKGLKVLIDDDTDSDCTVTQNIVYKEVLQALW; translated from the exons ATGGATATAAACAAGGGTCCTGGCCCGTATGTCTTTAAAATTAATGGACAGGTCCACCATCGAATTAGATCTTTACTACCAGATGAGGGTAAGTCTCCTGTATATGCACAACTTTATATTTATGACACTGATAATGAGGTTGAAAATCGAATATCAATTTTTGATAGGGATAGGGACTGTGAGGGTGAGAATGAAATTGATAGAAGAATTGTCGAGGGCTTATTGAGGATGTTTGATGCAGCAAATGAGCTGGTGAAATCCTTTAGGGCAGCTAGGGACCTATTGGTCCAAAACAATAGTTGCCGCCAATTGCGTCTCAGGTTATTGCACGATAGATCGAAAGCTGCACCTCAGTACAATGCACCAACAGGATCCGAGATAGCTGCTTTGATAGTTGGTGACTTTTCGGAGGAGAAGAAGAGTCCTGATATAATAATTCAGGATAGAGGCGGTGGGCTTAGAAGGATTAGTAACCTTCATTCTAATTACATGGCTTTGCAGTACCCAGTTCTTTTCCCATATGGTGAGGAGGGCTTCAAACTAGGGATCAAGTATAGCCACACGGGGACCTGGCGGGTTAAATCTAGGGGTGAGGTTACCATGCTCGAGTATTATGCTTTCCATTTACAACAACGTAGCTGTGAGGCCACTACATTGTTATGCGGCGACCGATTATTCCAGCAGTATATAGTCAATGCATTTGCTTCAGTAGAGGAGAATAGGCTTCGATTTATTATTAAAAACAATAAGAACCTAAGGTCGGAGATTTACAAGGGTATTCATGACGCACTACACAAGGGTGATTTTGACGGAAACAATGTTTGTAAGAAAGTTATATTGCCTGCTAGCTTTATTGGGAGCAAAAGATACATG GTTCAGGAGCTGGTTTCGGTGCTGAAGAAGGGTACTTACTTTGGAAAATCACGAGCAG TGCTCTACACTATCGAGTTCCAGAAGCATGGTCTACCTCACGTGCATATTTTGCTTTGGCTTGAAG ATAGAGTTTCAGACCCTTTGGGTTATAGCCTTGTCGATGAATTCATGGTGCATGGTCCTTGTGGGGAGCTTAACAAAAAATGTCCATGCATGAAGAACAATAAGTGCTCAAAATTTTTCCCTAAAGCTTACCAGCAAAGCACAATTGTTGGTGAGGATGGGTTGGTGCAGTATAGGCGTCCTGAATCTGGTAGTTATGTCGAGCGGTACGGGGTTAGACTTGACAGTGGATGGGTTGTTCCTTACAACTTGTCTTTGTTAAAGAGATTTAGAGCCCACATAAATGTTGAATGGTGCAACAAGACACATCTAATCAAATATTTGTTTAAGTACGTCACGAAGGGTCCAGATCGTGCTAGAGCTGTAATTGAGAGCTTTGATAATGACACTCATGCTGGCCCCTCTCAACAACACCATGTAGGTAACGATGGCACCACTCTGCCACAGGTAGATACTCAGAAAAAGGATGACGAAATTGATGAAGTTAGGGAGTATATTGATTGTCGTTATTTATCCTCTCATGAGGCTGTCTGGCGTATGTTCGAGTTTGATATACATTATAGGACACCCTCAGTAGAGAGGTTATCTGTGAACCTGCCTTTCATGAACAACCTTGTGTACCAGGCTAACCGCCCCTTAGCTGATATTGTAGATGACCCTCGTTCCCTGAAAACAACATTGACTGAGTG